In Sorghum bicolor cultivar BTx623 unplaced genomic scaffold, Sorghum_bicolor_NCBIv3 super_380, whole genome shotgun sequence, the DNA window AGAAGGTGATTGAGCATGCAAAGGCATTCACCATATTTGTTTATGGGCACACAAGAACATTAGAATGCATGAGATACTTCACAGAGGGGTAGGAGATAGTAAGGCTAGGAGTGACTAGGTTTGCTTCAACCTTTCTCACATTGAATAGCATACTAGAGAAGAAGGACcagctaagaaagatggttgTTCATAGTAGGTGGGACTCACTGAGGGAGGTAAAAtcaaagaaaggaaaagatGCCACAGCTATTATATTGAATCCAACCTTCTGGAAGGATGTGAAGCTAACGGTGAGTGTTTTTGAGCCATTGTTCAAAGTTCTCCACTTGGTTGATGGGGATGTGAAGCCATCCATGGGTTTCATTTATGGAGAACTACTAAAGGCAAAGAGAGAGATCAAGGAGGCCTTGGGCAATAATGAGTCTCGCTACAAGGAGGTAATTGTTGTTGTTGACAAGAAGATGAAAGGAAGACTTGATTCTCCACTGCATTTGACACCTTATTTGCTGAATCCACACTACAGTTATGTTAATCCAACAATCTTTGATGAGCCCACAATAACAGAAGGATTCATTAGTTGTGTGGAGATCTTCTATTTTCATGATGAGGATAAGCAAGATCAGGCTGCCCATGTTGAACTGAGAAAGTTTCAGAATAGGGAAGGACCATTTAGAAAGAAGCTGGTAAAGACTTTCCAAAATTTTGATTACAACCCAGGTAGAGGTACTTGCTATCTATTCCAATCTGATTGTTTGTTGTTTTCAGCCCACAATAAATTAATTGTACCTACTTACTAAAAGTGGTGTTTGCATTCATTCTAGCATCATGGTGGTGGCTGTATGGAACTGAAGTACCAGCCTTACAGAAGATGGCAACAAGGATCCTCTCTTTGACAGCAAGTGCCTCTGGTTGTGAAAGAAATTGGAGCAGGTTTGAAGCAGTAAGTAGCTATATGCTGTCAGCATTTCAGAAGTTTTTCAATTAAATTGCAGACCTGAACATGTTCTTAGTTAGTTATTTTAATCTATAGATACACACTAAGAAGAGCAATAGGCTTACTACAACACGTCTTAACAAGTTAGTCTACATTCAGTTCAACTCCAAGCTGCTTAATAAGAGAGAGAAAATCAAGTTAAAGAAGATCAGTgatgtttgttgacggttcttaagtattaattttaattatcaaataaacaagagaaaggaccaatatacaaccaacacctagaattagggtttgatctgacagaattccatgagttttgttgtttatctatttctgcagggggttatcaggaaataaggaagaaaggcccacatgtcgggattacatagagatatcaacgcaccgcacaattttctaccatctagaagactccagaagccacgggaaggaagcagagacCGAACGGAGCTAGGCCCtgagcgcccgcccagttgacctgggcgcccgccgtcTGTTGGATgtcaatcagaactcttttcgcgcgcgacgttccaccgacctaaaggatcaaggataaccgtccaatcaatgttggtttgatccaatggctcacgttcacttgaagggactataaaaccagaccccctggcccctggaggagacaagttttatagagttgaggggagccctcgaaggaaaacctcttctctaaataaaatttctttttaggcttagcatctaatgtgagtagaaatagatcttctagtttctactagattgagagagatagagtggaggtgtagattggaggaagcccggcttgtcggtgtctactccaagtttgtacctgcgcgatcaagttctcctaacccgaagcttgctcctaggattcttcagtattttgacttctaaattctagtaagttcttgttttattgttcttttggtttatgagtttactttaatctcttcgcgtagagtttagagtaatcattgttgcataaacgtggtgtttaggctagggtactcatagatattccctgactagctggatcgtggtagtagcgaggaacgtgacatttccgagttacctttgaagaccatatctcgttagcaggaaggatatggtttataggtgtgggttgaacatcctctgtggtgtctagattccgttagcctccccaatagaacagtagatcatccttactaaggttagaaagagactacggttgcagtcttctctatttatcactcacatcgagaaacattctttgttgcctaaagggttagtagtaatagaccgggttagtcagatgcactctttctcctagtggtaaaaatataaatacgatactctagataacctcccgggtgaagtgctcaccgatatccgtgcgcttgtggatcaattccttattgcgttcccaaatatcaacaatcatttctggcgccgttgccggggagaaagacggtttgctgagataaccttgagtcttattactagcttgtatctatacttttatcttttcttatcttttatattgtgtatttattttctttactcttaccttatggaaaaccaaaattctaaatcaatccctgaatctgcaacaccttcggaaactgaccttttaccatgggagtcatcacagcctatccaaacatcccagtataagttaagttctaggttgattgccatgattcaaaacctatctttttccggaaaggaagacgaaaacccttaccttcatattagagattttgagcaaacatgtgattgtcttcgcattgaaggcatttctgataaaactttacgttggaagctttttcctttttctttaaggggagaagctagacaatggtactgtcagaaggtaagtcaacaacgaggtcaatggggagttttaagagccaacttttgtctagatttttattccctcgaccgtatcggcgaccttagactcgaagtcctatcttttaaacaaaaagataatgaaactttgggaaaatcctagaaacatttttctaatcttttagaatctggtccaaaccttaatcttgaagaccctgttcttttatttcactttttttgaggtcttcagaaaaatcacaaacaaatgctacacacaatgtctagaggttctttctttcgcatccctactgatgaagctagagtgatcctagatagaatcctagaagctgagatggataatacccttcatgatgaaacctatgaagccgaagtagacactc includes these proteins:
- the LOC110431547 gene encoding uncharacterized protein LOC110431547 gives rise to the protein MVVHSRWDSLREVKSKKGKDATAIILNPTFWKDVKLTVSVFEPLFKVLHLVDGDVKPSMGFIYGELLKAKREIKEALGNNESRYKEVIVVVDKKMKGRLDSPLHLTPYLLNPHYSYVNPTIFDEPTITEGFISCVEIFYFHDEDKQDQAAHVELRKFQNREGPFRKKLVKTFQNFDYNPGRASWWWLYGTEVPALQKMATRILSLTASASGCERNWSRSPGRGQATAGRFLCSGAVARHGRHPELAGVR